From the Arctopsyche grandis isolate Sample6627 chromosome 2, ASM5162203v2, whole genome shotgun sequence genome, the window TTCGGTGTCGTCCATTGAGGATGCCAGATTTCAAATGTAATTGCAGTATTCGTTTGATAACATCGAAAACTATTGATAACCATGCGACCAATTGTGTGCTATTTGCGTGTTCAAGGCGCAAGGTGTTTCAtactacatattgtatgtacatatgtaccagtgcCTACCAAACTTATTGCTACAAGGCCtcccttttgaaaaaaatctaatcttaGTATATCCCCCCCTCCCTccctttttatttcataaaataataccaacacatttttcaatgataaaaatgtatccataaaatatcgacaaaactaGGAAATTCTTCTTCCGACTGTATTATCAGCAATCGGTTTCGCAAATGATTCGCCTAACATCATTTCAACCATATCAATAGCTGCTGACAAAACTAGTGTATCTTCTGTTGTATGTGGTTTTTTCACATTTTGCGATTCTGTAAGAAACTTTGAACGATACTAGCGATGCATTTAATGGAACAGAAACTATTTTCTTAAAAGTTTGCCTCTGTTTATTAAACTGATCTAactttctttaaaaaatactaTGGGTTTATCAACATATTTAGAATGCATCATTTCAAGGTGCCGTTTTAATTTACCTGGTCTCACTTTCACACAGAGCAATCATATTGGTATTTCCAAACCATCCCAATCCCATAAGAATCCCAATGATAAATAGGATGAATTGTATTTTCTTgtcttgatatatgtacatacatatctatttcgTTGTTCCCTACCGCTTATATTCCCATAATCTTTACTCGTATTACCGTCAGTATCTTTATTATTAGTGGTTTTTCTCTTGTGACCGGTTAAAAATTACGCACGTATCAGGAAAAGTTTGTAATGTTATGTTTTGAAAGTCTATTTATaagtgtatattattttattttattatgttttgttGAAAAGTAACTTTTCGCGCCTCCCTTTGTATTAGTACGcgtctcccagtttggaaatcgctgacatacatatactgttccattaagttattattattcattagtagagatcggaccggaagcgtgtcgttcattgttaattgttcgctgtaCTTTGcccaattttatgaagaaccttcttttttgctctctagctttgtaaatagacccaaaacgccctgatttcTGGAAAAAtcacgcttcctatccgccctttattCATTAGTCTTCTGTGGTGGAGCTTCcattttccaataaaaatggttaactattgtcaattactattgtcctacaaagctagagagcaaaaaaaaggttgtcaatagaaattgacagtattgaacccatttttttGAGCAAAATCATCCTGACCGCCTTTCTTTTGTTATCATAATACATAGTATACAATGTCTTATTTCAGCTAACTTGCTTTTCTTATCACTTTTAACAGCAGTGATCAGAAAAGTGCGCGATTTCTATTGTCATATTTAAGTAAATTTATACTAAGGAAATTGATAACTTTGTTTCAATGAGAAAAATGTCGGATTTTTGCTGTATACTGTAGAAATTAAGCTTTTTTTTTCAGGTTATTTGGAACAAGGTATGATGGTGTACGATGCGACGCAACGTAGAGGGCATTACATGTCTAGTGGCGATTGGTGGTACGATCTCTTTTCAATGTTGCCGACAGACATCGCTTATTTTTGGTGGGACAGAACGACTTGCCAGGTTTCTACTTAGTTCAGctttaaagtaaaatataaaatccaaATCCATTATTGAAACGAACTTTCAGGTAGTAATGCCGTGTCCGGTAATTGTTAGACTCAACCGACTGCTGCGTATCCCGAGGATGATAGAATGGTTCGATAGAACTGAAACCGTATCTGGATATCCCAACGTCATCAGAATTTTCAAGGTAACAGTTAAttgttgttttaattattttagattaattaaatttttgctGCCAATGTGATAGCAAAAATCTTTGCCAGTCCATTCGTTATGTTTATTATTCACTGGTGGTTTTGAAACATGTTTTTCGGGGCAGTATACATTGtactgtgtacatataatagctttaattgaaatcatatgtaattatatcaaggacccccccccccctcccctctctATCTACTTATAaaacaaatgtaaataaattttccacTTAATAGAAATGTTCGAATATTCTAAATTCAAATAACACAAAGATCATGTTTAAACATTATGTAAATTGTGATTAGTGGcattacagaaaaaaaatagataaagtaatacttacatatgacgggctgaataatagcatatatgaaatgctattattttagcacttaaaccaggttttttttttaaatgtcactttttgtgttatttgaatttagtaccagtctggttttcagcccgtcatattaCGTAGATAGTAGATAGAAATAAACTAGGCGGATCCAACGGGGGTGCCATGGGTACTCCCCCCCCCttggaaaaatttaatttcatatatatatatgctacaGTCGaagtttaatctaaaatataaccTCTCCatttaacctggtaccaacttacatGTCGTTGAacagtattttcagttgtaatatattttgcgattcgccatatgaattaacttagtgggttagacggaatatattccaactaatcaaaatatattacaacagaaAGTACACTTCAACTACAACGGCAGTTGGTACCaagttagttggaatatattctaaccagtcaaaatatattacaactggaaaatacactttaactgtaacatatatgtatacatactttttCCTTgatttttcacatttaaatacatacgtcACAAAAGATtttgatttcaataaatatattttagttctatatatttcaattttacataACTACACGATTGTTTCTATCACGGCCCTTTCAGGTATATAGACAAAGTTTTAATTAAGATTAAAGTGTCCTTTCACGCTATTATctaatgcaaaaaataaattcttcTATTTATGGCTTtttaatgggtctacctcaggggcccgaatgtgaaacgcccgaaaacgcaaatatcggaaggcaaagatcgaaaatcgaaagatcttaagtcgaaagataaaaaaagggtgcatagtaaacggtacatactcacttaatttgcgcgagcaggatacaacaggaacaagaggaacaggcttttcgtttttaagatctttcgattttcgatctttgccttccgatatttgcgttttcgggcgtttcacattcgggctcgtgacaGAGaccgattatacatatatggaatcaataatgataaaaacatatttaataggTGGTGATGTCGCTGTCGGTTTTGATTCACTGGAATGCTTGTATGTACTTCGCCATCAGTTATGCCCTAGGCTTCGGCTCCGATAATTGGGTATACAACTTAAACGGGCCTAGAAATTCAACTTTGGCACATCAGTACATCTACAGTTTCTACTGGTCCACGTTGACACTGACGACTATTGGTGAAACTCCTCAGCCCGAAAACGATGCCGAGTACTTGTTCGTCGTGGCAGACTTCCTAGCTGGAGTGTTGATCTTCGCCACCATAGTTGGAAACATTGGATCGATGATATCGAACATGAACGTGGCCAGAGTCGACTTCCAAACCAGGATGGACGGAGTGAAACAGTACATGGCATTCAGGAAGGTAAGCGCTGAGCTAGAGGACCGCGTCATACGTTGGTTTGACTATATCTGGACCGAGTGTGGAGCTCTAGACGAGGAGCAAGTCCTGTCAATTTTACCCGACAAGCTAAAGGCTGAGATAGCCATTAGCGTACATCTGGAGACCTTGCAGAAGGTGCGAATATTCCAGGATTGCGAACCAGGCTTGTTAGAGGCTCTGGTCTTGAAGCTGCGCCTGAAAGTATTCAGCCCTGGAGATTACATATGCAGGAAAGGAGACGTGGGGAAAGAGATGTACATAGTGAAAAGGGGTAAATTATCGGTGGTTGCAGACGATGGAATTATGATTTTCGCCACGCTGGGAGCTGGGTCAGTGTTCGGCGAGGTGAGCGTATTGGATATTGCCGGAAATCGCACCGGAAATAGGAGGACCGCAAATGTCCGGTCGGTGGGATTTTCTGATCTGTTTTGTTTGGCCAAAAACGATTTGTGGGAAGCGTTGTCAGATTATCCAGAGGCGAGGGCCACGTTGACGGAGCGAGGCTGCCAGCTACTGAGAAAGGACGGCCTGCTGGATGAGGATATGTTCAAATCAGCACAGCGAAAGAAACAGTCTCCCGAGGAAATGATCGCACATATGATGAACGCCTTGGAACAGTTACGCGAGAGGGTGACTCTTCATCATGCCGAGCAGGCAAGTGAGCACGATGACATTATCAGGAGGGTCAACGCTATGGAACGCAGGTGACTATCATTCTATcttattgtgtatatttataaccAGGTATCGTTTACAGTCGCCCAAATTTAAAGTGGCTGTTTACTTAAAAACTCTACATCGATTTTTCTGCCGtggagctatactgctggctattatcatattttgtcaatgtgatcccgaatttgaattgaatcataaataaaaacgatGAAAAGAGATTtgtccagtggcggctcgtctatatgggctgcggggctgcagccctcccagtatagtataaattcatgctatttttgccgtccacatgggctgcagggctgcaggcttcccagtatagtacactatactgattaaatttatttgaatgtttatttgattttttattaaagttaacatcacggattctacaatacaaagtctctctcgaaattatatattagatatgcatgctatttttgtttgcatttgatcaccagtatggtcaacgagctactacagccaccccccccccccccccctatgaaTTTTCACAATTTGAAAACTGCGAGATCTTGCATGCAGAAAACCTGCTTTAAAATGACAGCCTTTGAAGCAAATTCATAAAATTCAGTGGTATTGTAACGTTTGGAACAAGTGCGTTTGGGATATTGTAGCGTTCTGGACAAGTGCGTGTGTAAATAGCAGGCACAAGGGATTAGTCTGATTATGTACGTTAGGCCGGAGTGAAAAGCGTGAATTGTGGATTTTCATCAATGGATCTAGTGAAGGgctgccataattgtcaagATACCTATCGGGACGTTCGGAAATTGAATGATAGAAGGTAGAATTGAAAAACTCATGTTTTCTACTACAGTAAACAAACTTgcagttttatttcaatattcttaGTTCGCGAACTATTTAGACTAAATTATGGGAGCgctttttgtattttcattttgggggtgctggaatggtaccgaACGTACGCAACGAAGATGGGtggacaaaattataaaaatgtgtgaggtgagatggatggaTGAGCAGATGTGTGGTGACGATTTTGGCGCCCCCAGATTTTGAAGCCCGGGACCATGACTCCCTTTGCACGGCTCTGTGTATTTGATTAATTAGTTGCAGGTCACCCGGTTAGTTGGTCCCACGGTAAAATGACCGTGAAAGGATCGCAGGGACGAGGATATGATTAGCTTACATAGGTGACTTGCATTGGTCCTTGGCCCCTTATCGCCCTTACACTTTTCATTCTCACCTTTACGTGATTTTCTTTAGTTTTTTCTGTCTAACTAACTTATGACCACACTTAGGCGTTGGCTCGGTGCTcgttaaataacaatagacctctgcATTGCCGTACAGagcaaaagagcaaaaaaaacacggttgacaatagtgaaccattttttgtatcTAAAGGATCGTCCGAGCACCGCCCTTTATTTATGACCAgacttagggcgaaatcacacagggaaaaacggcacgtcgtgtgcttggctccacactgtgggggttctcctacatttcatcaaatacgggatacaccgttatcgatcattgtcaagcaaggataaaattttaccaaaaacactccagggggtgacggtatgtgctgggcgtgccatgaatatgtgcaaggcatgccacatttttttcggaTGTTTGAAAGTATCTTGAAAAAACAACGTGCCGCGTTCCTTTCTGTGTGATTCTGTGTGATCGCCCTTAGACGGCCAGGATGCTTTACCCACAAAAAACGGTtcattattgtcaattactGTTGTCTTAGAAAGCaagaaaagcaaaaaaaagttgacaatagtaaaccatgttttgtggattaaagcatcctggccgcctAAATTTGCTTATGACTGACTATCTGACTGCCAGATAGAAAACCAGGACAACTGACTCATGGATCTATAAACTGGGACATGTTCCGGTCTACCGGGATGTATGGCAGCCctgacctagtggaaaactttcgtagTATTAAGGgaactttaataaaaaaaaatcattgatactcgacaaaaaaatatttttttgctatttCTAAACTATTCTCTTTTACAAGAATGGTTTAGATTTTTTGAATTCACGTTTTTCGATCcgaaattcgcgtttttcgctccggcctaatatacatatgtatgtacgtgtccgGATTTTTCCAGACATGCACGTGTCAGAGTAGCCTCATGGACCTGGTGGAgttcgtgcgtaaacaataaaCACACACGATTAAGCCCACTGTACCTGTGCGTGTCCAGATAGTGGACATGCCGGATTACCCTCATCGACCTGTGCTCTGCAACCTGTCCCTTAAAAGAAGGTACACGCGGCAGATGAAAAACCCTCGAGCGAGTGGAtgttccgtgtggacctcttgagTCGACTTTGGCCTTTGATTTGCAACAATATTAAAcgttatatgtagtacatatacatatgtagtatgtacatacaattatttctAAGTGCAAACAAATGCAAGTCACCAACGTATATGGAAGTAAAGAAGTGTGGCAGTACCGAGGTCTGGCCGTAAAACCATCGGATGGCCAGTGCTTCACCATCAAGCATTCACTTCCTCCCCGGTTGCCGAAATAAACAGTTGTGCGTTACCAACACAGTCATCTCATTCGCCCTACCCCCATAGAAACATTCAAgtgaataaattgtttttaaataaaaaaaattcggatgtgaccaacccatgacacattcacacataccggcagcattatgaaatactaatagctaagaattgagcgcaaatgtatggaaacttgcacaagacaaaagttctacttccggttgttggattttgttcaattttttttacttacaatTGCTATCAGTATTACACACattgaatatcaaaaaaattaaaataatttaaaaggccaaaataaaataatgaaatattgtttttaaaaaaaatactacttccggtttacgaattctgaccaaaatcttatcagctctaagttagtacataaagaatacaaatataaattttaacttgattcgttcaggggtgtgggcagaatagtgggcacaacatttttgacctttctaaaacgaaaaaatcccacttccggtttattaaatttagtgatttttttttattttcattacattgatacaagaattatacttgaattttttcgtgaagaaaacacatgtttaaggggtcgaaaaaaatagtggaagaaaaatcgaacaagagttaaCTGCctcttccg encodes:
- the CngA gene encoding cyclic nucleotide-gated ion channel subunit A, whose amino-acid sequence is MNHVAPGFWLAMDYICDIIYLMDMIVHAHEGYLEQGMMVYDATQRRGHYMSSGDWWYDLFSMLPTDIAYFWWDRTTCQVVMPCPVIVRLNRLLRIPRMIEWFDRTETVSGYPNVIRIFKVVMSLSVLIHWNACMYFAISYALGFGSDNWVYNLNGPRNSTLAHQYIYSFYWSTLTLTTIGETPQPENDAEYLFVVADFLAGVLIFATIVGNIGSMISNMNVARVDFQTRMDGVKQYMAFRKVSAELEDRVIRWFDYIWTECGALDEEQVLSILPDKLKAEIAISVHLETLQKVRIFQDCEPGLLEALVLKLRLKVFSPGDYICRKGDVGKEMYIVKRGKLSVVADDGIMIFATLGAGSVFGEVSVLDIAGNRTGNRRTANVRSVGFSDLFCLAKNDLWEALSDYPEARATLTERGCQLLRKDGLLDEDMFKSAQRKKQSPEEMIAHMMNALEQLRERVTLHHAEQASEHDDIIRRVNAMERR